A DNA window from Brassica napus cultivar Da-Ae chromosome A4, Da-Ae, whole genome shotgun sequence contains the following coding sequences:
- the LOC106447770 gene encoding cytochrome P450 76C2-like: MIVVRRKRHELTMKNTIAPAVLLMFSFLLTYLLLAAVTSRRRSSAPLRLVPSRPPGPPRCLGWPIIGLLHIIGKAPHLSLATLSRVYGPIMSLRLGSLTTVVISSPEAAREVLRTLDHVFSAQAFSETVRTIGHQEDVSTPRLPSMSPHWRLWRNILETKLFSRKCLDATKTIRSKKVKELITFIVESCERGEAVEIARACFVTSLNVISNVVFSTDLGSYDQMASMELRDSLFGVMKIMGKPNLANYFPSIEHLDLQGIREEMKLCSERLFSVFQGLIDARVAERSSRTEPRDAYSSDRDLLDSLIDLNQEDGSEVDMNDIKHFLYDLFIAGTETNSTTVEWAMVELLRDPEAMANAKVEINFIVGPNRYVRDSDLLQFPYLQAVVTETLRLHPPNPFLIPRKAESDIEVLGFLVPENAQILVNAWAIGRDPSVWEDTGRFKPERFLGRELGSIGKDFEMVPFGAGRRMCPGISLALRLVPHMLASLIYSFEWSIENGKDYAAPADLDMNETLGLTLHKASPLYSDFVKKNYEYFY, encoded by the exons ATGATTGTGGTTAGAAGAAAACGCCACGAACTGACGATGAAAAACACTATAGCTCCGGCTGTGCTCTTGATGTTTAGCTTCCTTTTAACATATCTTCTCCTTGCCGCCGTTACATCACGACGGAGGTCATCAGCCCCACTGCGTCTGGTACCTTCAAGACCTCCCGGACCGCCGAGATGTCTGGGATGGCCGATCATCGGACTTCTTCATATAATCGGAAAAGCTCCTCACCTTTCACTTGCCACTCTCTCAAGAGTTTATGGACCAATCATGAGTCTTAGACTTGGAAGTTTGACCACAGTGGTCATTTCTTCACCAGAGGCAGCACGAGAGGTTTTGAGAACACTCGACCATGTCTTCTCTGCACAAGCCTTCAGCGAGACCGTTAGAACCATTGGTCACCAGGAAGATGTCTCCACTCCACGGCTACCTTCCATGTCGCCCCATTGGAG GTTATGGAGGAATATATTGGAGACTAAGTTGTTCTCAAGGAAGTGTCTCGACGCCACGAAAACCATACGGTCAAAGAAAGTGAAAGAGCTTATAACATTCATCGTGGAAAGCTGCGAAAGAGGAGAAGCTGTGGAGATAGCTCGTGCTTGCTTCGTTACATCGCTTAATGTTATCTCAAACGTTGTATTTTCGACCGACTTAGGTAGTTACGACCAGATGGCCTCAATGGAACTCCGGGACTCGTTGTTTGGTGTAATGAAAATCATGGGGAAACCGAACCTCGCCAACTATTTTCCGTCTATTGAACATCTTGATCTACAAGGTATCAGGGAAGAGATGAAGTTATGTTCGGAGAGATTGTTTAGTGTTTTCCAGGGGCTCATCGATGCTCGGGTTGCAGAAAGATCATCGCGGACTGAACCTAGAGATGCTTATAGCAGCGATCGCGATCTGTTGGATTCACTTATCGATCTTAATCAAGAGGACGGATCGGAAGTCGACATGAACGATATCAAACACTTTCTATAC GACTTGTTTATTGCGGGGACGGAAACGAACTCTACAACAGTGGAATGGGCAATGGTTGAGCTATTACGTGACCCAGAGGCTATGGCTAACGCTAAAGTCGAGATTAACTTTATCGTTGGCCCAAACCGGTACGTTCGTGACTCTGATCTCCTACAGTTTCCTTACTTACAAGCTGTTGTAACAGAGACTCTGCGCTTGCACCCACCGAATCCATTTCTGATCCCACGCAAAGCTGAGTCAGACATAGAGGTTTTAGGGTTTCTCGTGCCTGAGAATGCTCAGATTCTGGTGAACGCTTGGGCTATAGGAAGAGACCCAAGCGTTTGGGAAGACACGGGACGGTTCAAGCCAGAAAGGTTCTTGGGACGAGAGCTTGGGTCGATAGGCAAAGATTTTGAGATGGTACCGTTTGGAGCTGGACGAAGAATGTGCCCTGGAATATCATTGGCGTTGAGGCTTGTGCCTCACATGCTTGCTTCACTTATCTATTCATTTGAGTGGAGTATTGAAAACGGAAAAGACTACGCTGCTCCTGCGGATTTGGACATGAATGAGACTCTTGGTCTTACCTTGCACAAGGCCAGCCCACTTTATTCTGACTTTGTCAAGAAAAACTacgaatatttttattaa
- the LOC106445041 gene encoding calcium-dependent lipid-binding protein, protein MGLISGILFGIIFGVALMAGWSRMMSHRSSKRVAKAVDMKLLGSLSREDLMKICGDNFPQWISFPAFEQVKWLNKLLGKMWPFIAEAATMVIRDSVEPLLEDYRPPGITSLKFSKLTLGNVAPKIEGIRVQSFKEGQITMDVDLRWGGDPNIVLGVTALVASIPIQLKDLQVFTVARVIFQLADEIPCISAVVVALLAEPKPRIDYTLKAVGGSLTAIPGLSDMIDDTVDSIVKDMLQWPHRIVVPIGGIPVDISELELKPQGKLIVTVVKATNLKNKELIGKSDPYATIHIRPVFKYKTKAIENNLNPVWDQTFELIAEDKETQSLTVEVFDKDVGQDERLGLVKLPLSSLEAGVTKEMELNLLSSLDTLKVKDKKDRGSITLKVHYHEFNKEEQMAALEEEKKIMEERKRLKDAGMIGSTMDAVGSGLGAGVGMVGTGIGAGVGLVGTGVSSGVGMVGSGFGAVGSGLSKAGRFMGRTITGQTSKRSGSSTPVNSETDGSKQQ, encoded by the exons ATGGGGTTGATATCTGGGATTCTGTTCGGGATCATCTTCGGCGTAGCTCTGATGGCTGGCTGGAGTCGTATGATGTCGCACCGCTCATCCAAGCGAGTCGCCAAG GCAGTTGATATGAAACTTCTAGGATCTCTTAGCAGAGAAGATTTGATGAAAATTTGTGGTGATAACTTTCCTCAGTGGATATCCTTTCCAGCCTTTGAGCAG GTAAAATGGCTGAATAAACTACTTGGCAAGATGTGGCCGTTTATTGCAGAG GCGGCAACTATGGTAATAAGAGATTCTGTTGAACCGCTGCTAGAAGATTACAGACCACCAGGAATTACTTCCCTCAAGTTCAGCAAACTGACTCTGGGTAACGTAGCACCAAAGATTGAAG GTATTCGTGTTCAAAGTTTCAAGGAAGGTCAAATCACAATGGACGTTGATCTTCGATGGGGTGGTGATCCAAATATCGTTTTAGGTGTTACAGCACTTGTCGCTTCCATACCCATCCAG TTGAAGGATCTTCAAGTTTTCACAGTTGCACGTGTTATTTTTCAACTTGCGGATGAGATTCCTTGTATATCTGCTGTTGTTGTAGCTCTACTTGCTGAG CCAAAACCGAGAATCGATTACACTCTGAAGGCTGTTGGTGGAAGCTTGACGGCAATCCCTGGACTATCTGATATGATTGAT GACACCGTTGATTCTATTGTCAAAGACATGCTTCAGTGGCCTCATAGAATAGTTGTTCCCATTGGTGGTATACCTGTTGATATCAG TGAATTGGAACTTAAGCCACAGGGAAAGCTTATAGTAACAGTAGTGAAAGCAACTAACCTGAAGAATAAGGAATTGATAGGAAAATCTGACCCTTATGCAACCATCCACATTCGTCCTGTCTTCAAGTATAAAACAAAGGCAATCGAGAACAACCTGAATCCTGTTTGGGACCAAACATTTGAACTGATCGCAGAGGACAAAGAAACACAGTCGCTCACTGTAGAG GTATTTGACAAAGACGTTGGGCAAGACGAGCGTCTAGGACTTGTGAAACTTCCTTTAAGCAGTTTGGAAGCCGGGGTTACAAAAGAAATGGAGCTGAATCTGTTGTCTTCACTTGATACTCTGAAAGTAAAAGACAAGAAAGATAGAGGAAGTATAACACTTAAG GTACATTATCATGAGTTCAACAAAGAGGAGCAAATGGCTGCGttagaagaagagaagaaaataatGGAAGAGAGGAAGAGGTTGAAGGATGCAGGAATGATAGGTAGCACAATGGATGCAGTTGGAAGTGGGCTCGGTGCTGGTGTAGGAATGGTTGGGACAGGGATTGGTGCAGGAGTCGGCCTGGTTGGAACCGGTGTGAGCTCGGGTGTTGGGATGGTTGGTAGCGGTTTTGGAGCAGTGGGTAGTGGTTTGAGCAAAGCAGGGAGGTTCATGGGTAGAACTATTACAGGTCAGACCAGTAAACGTAGTGGCTCCTCCACACCTGTGAATAGCGAGACCGATGGTTCGAAACAACAGTAA
- the LOC106445042 gene encoding cytochrome P450 76C4 produces the protein MEAALFLIICFILSFILLAAAVRSQRRSTALPPGPPGWPIIGNIFQIGKAPHRSLADLSRIYGSVMSLRFGSLTTVIISSPEAAREVLKTHDQVLSGRIILDPIRSIDHQDVSMAWLPSTSPRWRLWRKISATHMFSLQCLDATKSVRMKKVNELVTFMREICERGESVDIARASFVTSLNIISNTFFSTDLGSYDPRTSMELQESVVRIMETIGKPNLANYFPLIGFLDMQGIRKEMKVCSDILFTVFQGFIDARKNEKSSQNEIDLLDSLMNLVKENGSELNVNDIKHFLYDMFLGGTDTNSTVVEWAMAELLRNPKTMAKAQAEMDDVVGPNGVVQESDISDLPYLQAVVKETLRLHPPGPLLAPHKAETNVEVLGFLVPKNAQVLVNVWYIGRDSSIWENAERFEPERFLSGREIDVKGRDFELIPFGAGRRICPGMSVAMKTVPLILASLLHSFHWKLQNGVLPEGLDMDESFGLTLHKTNPLYAVPVKKRANG, from the exons ATGGAGGCGGCTCTGTTCCTGATCATTTGCTTCATATTATCATTCATTCTCCTAGCCGCCGCCGTCAGATCCCAACGGAGATCCACCGCACTGCCTCCGGGACCTCCGGGATGGCCTATCATTGGAAACATTTTTCAAATCGGAAAGGCTCCACATCGCTCACTTGCCGACCTCTCGAGAATTTATGGCTCAGTCATGAGTCTTAGATTTGGAAGTTTAACCACAGTGATAATTTCCTCACCAGAGGCTGCAAGAGAGGTGCTTAAAACACATGACCAAGTCCTGTCTGGACGAATCATCCTTGACCCCATTCGTTCTATCGACCACCAAGATGTCTCCATGGCCTGGCTACCTTCGACATCCCCTCGTTGGAG GTTATGGAGGAAGATATCGGCGACTCACATGTTCTCCCTGCAGTGTCTCGACGCCACCAAGTCGGTGCGTATGAAGAAAGTGAATGAACTTGTAACCTTTATGAGGGAAATATGCGAAAGAGGAGAGTCTGTCGACATTGCTCGTGCCTCCTTCGTCACATCACTCAATATAATCTCAAACACTTTCTTTTCGACCGACTTGGGTAGTTATGACCCAAGAACCTCCATGGAACTCCAAGAATCGGTGGTTCGTATAATGGAAACCATCGGGAAACCAAACCTAGCCAACTACTTTCCGCTTATAGGGTTTCTTGATATGCAAGGTATCCGGAAAGAGATGAAGGTATGCTCAGATATATTGTTTACGGTTTTTCAAGGGTTCATCGATGCTCGGAAGAATGAGAAATCATCTCAGAATGAAATCGATCTCTTGGATTCGCTTATGAATTTAGTCAAAGAAAATGGATCCGAGCTCAACGTGAACGATATCAAACACTTTCTCTAC GACATGTTTCTTGGAGGGACTGATACGAACTCCACCGTGGTGGAATGGGCAATGGCTGAGCTACTTCGCAACCCTAAGACAATGGCTAAAGCTCAAGCCGAGATGGACGATGTGGTAGGTCCAAATGGTGTTGTTCAGGAGTCAGACATCTCTGATCTTCCATATTTACAAGCAGTAGTGAAAGAGACTCTACGTTTGCACCCACCGGGTCCACTTTTAGCCCCACACAAAGCCGAGACAAATGTAGAGGTTTTGGGGTTTCTCGTGCCTAAGAATGCTCAAGTCTTGGTTAACGTTTGGTATATAGGACGAGACTCAAGCATTTGGGAAAACGCAGAGCGGTTTGAGCCAGAGAGATTTTTGTCAGGACGAGAAATTGATGTGAAAGGTAGAGATTTTGAGCTGATACCGTTTGGGGCTGGACGAAGAATATGCCCTGGAATGTCTGTAGCTATGAAGACAGTACCTCtcattcttgcttctcttcttcattcttttcATTGGAAGCTTCAAAACGGTGTCCTTCCTGAGGGTTTGGACATGGACGAGAGCTTTGGTCTTACTTTGCATAAGACCAATCCACTTTATGCAGTCCCCGTCAAGAAACGTGCGAATGGTTAG